Proteins from one Planctomycetota bacterium genomic window:
- the dnaJ gene encoding molecular chaperone DnaJ produces the protein MSEKKDYYEIIGVHKGASEEEIKKSFRQLALKYHPDRHPTDKEEAEKKFKEIAEAYEVLSDPEKRAQYDRFGHAGLGGFTSRGFSSIEDIFDVFGNVFEGDSIFSSLFGGGGRRRARGTNLRVEVTIPFREAYSGVEKTINLKRNEICPECKGLGAKKNDIVTCNKCGGRGEVTQSHGFFSVRTACPYCGGQGKMIKKACSYCQGTGMVKKEREIKLKILAGIEDSSRMRVAGEGEPSREDGSVRGDLYCDIFVAPDPIFDRYELDIVCEMPITYSQAALGAELDVPTLKDGPAKLKIPAGTKSGHIFNLKSLGFPDLRGKHRGSQIVRVTIDPPDNISKEQAELIKKLSQFDDIKNINTIRKIRTQEKVS, from the coding sequence ATGTCTGAAAAGAAAGATTATTATGAAATTATCGGCGTCCACAAGGGCGCTTCGGAAGAAGAGATAAAGAAATCGTTCCGCCAGCTGGCGCTTAAATACCATCCGGACCGGCATCCGACCGATAAGGAAGAAGCGGAAAAGAAATTCAAGGAGATCGCCGAGGCATACGAGGTTTTAAGCGACCCGGAAAAGCGCGCCCAATACGACCGTTTCGGACACGCCGGACTGGGCGGGTTCACCAGCCGCGGATTTTCATCTATCGAAGATATCTTTGACGTCTTCGGCAATGTCTTTGAAGGAGACAGCATATTTTCCAGTTTATTCGGGGGCGGTGGAAGGCGCCGCGCCAGGGGAACAAATCTCAGGGTCGAGGTGACCATACCTTTCCGCGAGGCGTATTCCGGAGTGGAAAAGACGATTAACTTAAAGCGCAACGAAATCTGCCCTGAATGCAAGGGACTGGGCGCCAAGAAGAACGATATTGTCACCTGCAACAAATGCGGCGGCCGGGGCGAAGTCACCCAGAGCCACGGATTTTTCTCCGTGCGAACGGCGTGCCCTTATTGCGGCGGGCAGGGCAAGATGATTAAAAAGGCGTGCTCCTATTGCCAGGGCACCGGAATGGTGAAAAAGGAGCGCGAGATAAAACTGAAAATACTGGCCGGGATAGAGGATTCTTCCCGTATGCGCGTAGCAGGCGAAGGCGAGCCATCGCGCGAGGACGGTTCGGTCCGCGGGGATCTTTACTGCGATATCTTTGTCGCGCCGGACCCAATATTCGACCGCTATGAACTAGATATCGTCTGCGAAATGCCGATTACCTACAGCCAGGCGGCGCTGGGCGCGGAACTTGACGTGCCTACCTTGAAAGACGGGCCGGCTAAGCTTAAAATACCCGCCGGAACAAAGAGCGGACATATCTTCAACCTAAAAAGCTTGGGATTCCCGGATTTGAGAGGCAAACACCGCGGAAGCCAGATAGTCCGTGTGACCATAGACCCTCCGGATAATATTTCCAAAGAGCAGGCGGAGCTGATAAAAAAACTGAGTCAGTTTGACGATATTAAGAATATCAATACAATCCGTAAAATCAGGACGCAGGAAAAAGTATCATGA
- the grpE gene encoding nucleotide exchange factor GrpE, with the protein MMKKKNQEKPSGLVMPDGTPIVSQPKPEPPAPKNQPEPATPLDKICRAISDDAALLKKVETDIEALRKTVKEREEFLDLLQRTQADFSNYQKRIKREKECWEKYQDESILKELMPAFDNLNKPLEMKCESADAKCIQEGVDLTRRELLRILEKRGITVMKTIGEKFNPAQHEAVATIESDKHPEGIIMEEVRPGFILHDRVIRPAQVKVSTPPKQNTNLPE; encoded by the coding sequence ATGATGAAAAAGAAGAATCAGGAAAAGCCTTCGGGACTGGTGATGCCGGACGGAACGCCTATTGTCTCCCAGCCTAAGCCCGAACCGCCCGCCCCGAAAAACCAGCCGGAGCCGGCAACGCCACTGGATAAAATCTGCCGGGCAATTTCCGATGACGCGGCGTTACTCAAGAAAGTGGAAACGGATATAGAGGCTTTAAGAAAAACGGTCAAGGAAAGGGAGGAATTCCTGGATTTACTCCAAAGGACGCAGGCGGATTTTTCCAATTACCAGAAACGCATCAAACGGGAAAAGGAATGCTGGGAAAAATACCAGGATGAATCTATTTTGAAGGAACTGATGCCGGCCTTTGATAACCTTAATAAGCCGCTTGAAATGAAATGCGAATCAGCGGACGCCAAATGCATACAGGAAGGCGTGGATTTAACCCGCCGGGAATTATTAAGAATCCTGGAAAAGCGCGGGATTACCGTGATGAAAACCATCGGGGAAAAGTTTAATCCCGCCCAGCACGAAGCCGTTGCCACTATAGAATCCGATAAGCACCCTGAAGGCATAATAATGGAAGAAGTCCGACCGGGCTTTATACTCCACGACCGCGTTATCCGCCCGGCGCAGGTAAAGGTGAGCACGCCACCCAAACAAAACACGAACCTGCCCGAATGA
- the murJ gene encoding murein biosynthesis integral membrane protein MurJ: MPEKHSDKAKEATVAGSAKIISACIMLSRVLGFIRDMLFTTFFGWIGDAFFFAFMIPNLFRKLFGEGALSSAFIPTFSDYIHNKERTEMQRFLNIIITTLTIFLMVISAVIVAISFLIPDMANMFPSQKDPGFYPLFASLLRIMIPYMPIICLVALLTAILNSLKHFAMPALASVVLNISWIAAFLVAPLFTPAPEKQVVVIAWGIIIGGLLELVMQIPSLIKRKIGYKPQVDFKNEGFKKILKLMGPATFGLAIVQINLMVDVIIARAFVREDGAISALYFSNRIMQLPLAIIGISMAIAVFPFLAEYISKKNICGMKQDLAKSLRLTMFIAIPASIGLVVLCVPVVDLVYNILPKFLFHGKGLDNAAVTRTAAALACYAIGIWAYGGLQIINRAFYAFNDMKTPVKIGAMMVMMNVVLNLILVQYMQEAGIALATAITALANFFTLFYLLEKKTCTGETEVFGKWQRAEFSKSFISGFIIALIMGAGCYFMLLAMPEPIDKIEILWVGLMKVIIPVTGGVILYMLISLVFARENFKEFWVNAGLKRKARKNK, translated from the coding sequence ATGCCGGAAAAACACTCTGACAAGGCAAAGGAAGCAACCGTAGCCGGTTCCGCCAAAATCATCAGCGCCTGTATCATGCTTTCGCGCGTCTTAGGATTTATCCGCGATATGTTATTTACGACATTTTTCGGATGGATTGGGGACGCCTTCTTTTTCGCCTTCATGATTCCCAATCTCTTCCGTAAGCTCTTCGGCGAAGGGGCGTTATCCAGCGCCTTTATCCCGACCTTCTCCGATTACATCCATAATAAAGAGCGCACGGAGATGCAGAGATTCCTGAATATCATCATCACCACGCTGACGATATTCCTTATGGTGATTTCTGCGGTTATCGTCGCAATTTCATTTCTCATACCGGATATGGCGAATATGTTCCCATCGCAAAAGGACCCGGGGTTTTATCCGCTATTCGCCTCGCTTTTGAGGATAATGATTCCCTATATGCCTATTATCTGCCTGGTCGCCCTTTTGACGGCAATCTTAAACAGCCTTAAGCACTTTGCCATGCCGGCCTTGGCGTCGGTCGTATTAAATATCTCCTGGATAGCGGCGTTCCTAGTGGCGCCGTTATTTACGCCTGCCCCGGAAAAGCAGGTCGTCGTGATTGCCTGGGGCATTATTATCGGTGGGTTGCTGGAACTGGTTATGCAGATACCTTCGCTTATCAAACGGAAGATAGGCTATAAGCCGCAGGTAGATTTCAAGAATGAAGGCTTTAAGAAGATACTGAAACTGATGGGTCCGGCGACCTTCGGGCTGGCCATCGTCCAGATAAACCTGATGGTGGATGTCATTATTGCGCGGGCGTTTGTCAGGGAAGACGGCGCGATTTCCGCCCTTTATTTCAGCAACCGCATCATGCAATTGCCGCTGGCGATTATCGGCATCTCCATGGCGATTGCCGTATTCCCGTTCCTTGCCGAATACATCAGCAAAAAGAATATTTGCGGGATGAAGCAAGATCTGGCGAAGTCTCTCAGGCTCACTATGTTCATCGCGATTCCGGCATCTATCGGCCTAGTTGTCTTGTGCGTGCCGGTTGTAGATTTGGTATATAATATTTTGCCTAAGTTCTTATTCCACGGCAAAGGACTTGATAACGCGGCGGTAACGCGCACGGCCGCGGCGCTTGCCTGTTACGCCATCGGCATCTGGGCATATGGTGGCTTGCAGATAATCAACCGCGCTTTTTACGCCTTTAACGACATGAAAACGCCGGTCAAGATTGGCGCCATGATGGTTATGATGAATGTTGTCCTTAACCTTATCCTGGTCCAATACATGCAGGAAGCCGGGATTGCGCTGGCGACGGCGATAACGGCGCTGGCCAATTTCTTTACGCTGTTTTATCTACTTGAGAAAAAGACCTGCACTGGAGAGACTGAGGTGTTTGGCAAGTGGCAACGGGCAGAGTTTTCCAAGTCATTTATCTCCGGCTTTATTATCGCGCTTATTATGGGAGCCGGTTGCTATTTCATGCTCCTGGCGATGCCGGAACCGATTGATAAAATAGAAATACTCTGGGTCGGGCTGATGAAGGTGATAATCCCGGTAACCGGCGGCGTGATTTTATATATGCTCATTTCTCTGGTATTCGCACGCGAAAACTTCAAGGAATTCTGGGTTAATGCGGGCTTGAAACGCAAGGCAAGAAAGAATAAGTAA
- a CDS encoding type II secretion system protein GspG, producing MNKFIRIIVLNLLVALIIPLGACKKESPKEAVNPSATTPVETVPDNPVEAKKMRMAEIIKELVDIEAQKEKLPELRVDEKLAQREQSLLKEGETLSAELTGGDLSKENALVEEVVKKYAPEYYEKLSAERAKAMIISAESRLRGIQYALEKYKCCYAKYPATDEGLLFLTLEHDDKGSFMDKNMLKDPWGNEIIYELVDEHQYNLKSLGPDGKDNTSDDIALEE from the coding sequence ATGAATAAATTCATAAGAATTATTGTCCTGAATTTGCTGGTAGCTCTTATAATTCCGTTAGGCGCCTGCAAAAAGGAATCACCAAAGGAGGCAGTCAATCCTTCGGCAACAACTCCCGTTGAGACGGTACCTGATAACCCGGTTGAAGCCAAGAAAATGCGGATGGCAGAAATCATAAAGGAGTTGGTGGATATCGAGGCGCAGAAGGAGAAATTGCCTGAATTGCGGGTTGACGAAAAACTGGCGCAAAGGGAACAAAGCTTGTTGAAAGAAGGCGAGACATTAAGTGCCGAGCTGACCGGCGGCGATCTGAGCAAGGAAAACGCGCTTGTAGAAGAAGTCGTAAAAAAATACGCCCCTGAATACTATGAAAAGCTGTCCGCTGAAAGGGCCAAGGCCATGATTATCTCGGCGGAAAGCCGCCTTAGAGGAATCCAATATGCCCTGGAGAAATACAAGTGCTGTTACGCAAAGTATCCGGCCACGGACGAAGGGTTACTTTTCCTAACTCTGGAACATGATGATAAAGGATCTTTTATGGATAAAAACATGCTTAAAGATCCATGGGGTAATGAAATTATTTACGAGCTCGTTGACGAGCATCAATATAATCTAAAATCACTCGGCCCGGATGGCAAAGACAATACCTCCGATGATATAGCCTTGGAAGAATGA
- a CDS encoding EamA family transporter — MDTRAIIFIIIAIFGWGIAAVFDKMALKTGDSFSGLTIRAAVVFVTMALLAVFSGKSQSIITLVRSDMRSTLYFAASGILAGFIAMVAYYAALRLAPSSQVVPISSAYPLVTALFAMFLLKETVSVQQWLGILLIMIGIYLVQVKPTT, encoded by the coding sequence ATGGACACGAGAGCAATAATTTTCATCATAATCGCCATATTCGGATGGGGAATTGCCGCGGTCTTCGATAAGATGGCCCTTAAGACAGGCGATTCTTTCTCCGGGCTGACCATCCGGGCAGCGGTGGTTTTTGTCACCATGGCGCTTCTGGCGGTTTTCTCCGGCAAGAGCCAATCCATTATAACTCTCGTCCGGAGTGATATGCGCTCAACATTGTATTTTGCCGCCAGTGGAATACTCGCCGGTTTTATCGCCATGGTCGCCTATTACGCGGCCTTGCGGCTGGCGCCGAGCTCGCAGGTAGTCCCGATATCATCGGCGTATCCTTTGGTTACGGCGCTTTTTGCCATGTTCCTATTAAAAGAAACCGTTTCCGTCCAACAATGGCTGGGAATTTTACTCATTATGATAGGAATTTACCTGGTGCAGGTTAAGCCGACCACATAG
- a CDS encoding prepilin-type N-terminal cleavage/methylation domain-containing protein — MITGKKYGCQREVIKGFTLLEVIIALLVLAIGLSSIFSLLGRGTHSLYQGVTDLTLTSYATTIFSEISAKLKAIGDTPQSLYDQKHPSFPPNYSYDLEFVSLEPVSPAVRDAGKNSILVVLTIKWMRGRYSHSEKFQAIMLR; from the coding sequence ATGATTACAGGTAAAAAATACGGTTGTCAACGCGAGGTCATTAAGGGCTTTACCTTGCTTGAAGTTATTATTGCTTTGCTTGTTTTGGCAATTGGTTTATCCAGTATATTTTCACTTCTGGGCCGGGGCACCCATTCGCTTTACCAGGGCGTAACCGATTTGACGCTGACCTCTTATGCCACCACCATCTTTTCCGAGATTTCCGCAAAGCTTAAAGCTATCGGGGATACCCCGCAAAGCTTATACGACCAGAAACATCCTTCTTTCCCTCCTAATTACAGCTATGACCTCGAATTCGTTTCTTTGGAACCGGTAAGTCCCGCCGTGCGCGATGCCGGCAAGAATTCCATACTTGTGGTTCTGACCATAAAATGGATGCGGGGCAGGTATAGCCATTCGGAAAAGTTCCAAGCCATTATGTTGCGGTAA
- a CDS encoding type II secretion system protein — protein MIKLKQKDGLTLIELLIAISIFSFLCVLLAGLIKVSFDLWRGSERQGDVTDRRQIILETLRNDMESVYLEKETREVIKDIVGNKPLPDDISVKEPSFYTDIDQAGNHWVYLVRTDSDNMYEFSSGNIPSKRVIRVMYYIRTNASGKTTLCRSVLDKATAVKFFVDKEYISGSFPLSTQETLFEDVVYFGVKLVIDSSKTEKKWDSLPQDKDTLKPSSDENTLVVKQTLPPAIELEVVLKPSVFPEPYITLRTDNDNTLLVSNTNGLPAPSEYVKIDQEWIEFSGFSGNNIKVSQRGARNTAKADHPSGAFVIYGETLKQLLYFVTSGATATSP, from the coding sequence ATGATTAAACTGAAACAGAAAGACGGGTTAACTCTTATTGAACTCCTTATCGCCATAAGCATATTTTCCTTTTTATGCGTGTTGCTTGCCGGGCTTATCAAGGTGTCTTTTGATTTATGGCGCGGGAGCGAACGGCAGGGTGATGTTACCGACCGCCGACAGATAATACTGGAAACATTAAGAAACGACATGGAAAGCGTTTATTTGGAAAAAGAAACCAGAGAAGTTATTAAAGATATCGTCGGGAACAAGCCGTTGCCTGATGATATCAGCGTAAAAGAGCCGAGTTTTTATACCGATATCGACCAGGCAGGTAACCATTGGGTTTATCTTGTCCGGACCGACAGCGATAACATGTATGAATTCAGCTCCGGTAATATACCCTCTAAAAGGGTTATCCGGGTGATGTATTACATTAGAACGAATGCTTCGGGTAAAACAACCCTATGCCGCAGCGTACTTGATAAAGCCACGGCCGTTAAATTTTTTGTGGATAAAGAATACATCTCAGGAAGTTTCCCTCTATCCACCCAGGAGACGCTTTTTGAAGATGTTGTCTATTTTGGGGTCAAGCTGGTTATTGACAGTTCTAAAACAGAGAAAAAATGGGATTCTTTGCCTCAGGATAAAGACACCCTTAAGCCTTCTTCGGATGAAAATACGCTGGTGGTAAAACAGACATTGCCCCCCGCGATAGAGCTTGAAGTGGTCTTGAAGCCCTCGGTATTTCCGGAGCCTTATATCACGCTGAGGACAGATAACGATAATACATTGCTTGTCAGCAATACCAACGGATTACCAGCGCCTTCTGAATACGTTAAAATAGATCAGGAATGGATTGAGTTTTCCGGCTTCAGCGGTAACAACATAAAGGTCAGCCAGCGCGGCGCTCGTAATACCGCAAAGGCGGACCATCCAAGCGGGGCATTTGTCATTTACGGAGAAACCTTAAAACAATTGTTGTATTTTGTTACCAGCGGAGCAACAGCGACGTCCCCGTAA